Proteins encoded within one genomic window of Cyanobacteria bacterium QS_8_64_29:
- a CDS encoding GGDEF domain-containing response regulator — protein sequence MALLPSGPARSPTDARSPPDNCNGCMRCSPRAGRLECNCCHQLQMPPAQLLIVEDELLLGKRLAHQLQALGYAVTDIVASGQEALERAESNPPDLVLMDIALKGDRDGIETAAQLRERADIPLVYLTAYADEATLARAEATGAYGYLLKPYKERELHATIKLALQTHCQQRQARAQTQQDYGQLLQQTEAQLNYLVRHDGATGLPNRLALREQFERAVTYRDRQTPLPVLFVSPDRFRRIGESLGQQASDALAAAIAERLRACLEAGDLLASPEPNCLAAIANSGQGPQDAAQLARILIEALHAPFELAEREVFLTASVGIALYPRDGTQLDVLLARAKTAAEQVQSGGGDRHGFYDSRWDATSTDRLTLETALRYALEREELYLCYQPCIDARTGKLVGAEALLRWQHPSWGNIPPGRFIPIAEEIGAIGTIGEWVLRTACRQFAHWNAQLRSPLQVAINLSARQFDRADLAQNLSAICQEAGLNPRNLELEVTETLLVQDIDRARQQLAQLSQLGIATALDDFGTGYASLNYLKQLPFQTLKIDRAFVQNLNTDRHNAAIAVAIMQMAERLNLRIVAEGLETEAELQFLQQHPCHELQGFLLSPPLPSKSFERQFVRQAWRSHLPG from the coding sequence ATGGCGTTGTTGCCGAGTGGGCCCGCACGCTCTCCAACTGATGCGCGCTCGCCACCCGACAATTGCAACGGCTGCATGCGCTGCAGCCCGCGGGCGGGCAGGCTAGAATGCAATTGCTGCCACCAGCTGCAAATGCCGCCCGCCCAACTGCTAATTGTTGAAGACGAGCTGCTGCTGGGCAAGCGCTTGGCCCACCAGTTGCAGGCGTTGGGCTATGCCGTTACGGATATTGTGGCCTCGGGCCAAGAAGCGCTCGAGCGTGCCGAGAGCAACCCGCCCGATCTGGTCCTGATGGACATTGCCCTCAAAGGCGATCGCGACGGCATCGAGACAGCTGCCCAACTGCGCGAGCGCGCTGACATCCCGCTGGTGTATCTGACCGCTTACGCCGATGAGGCCACCCTGGCGCGCGCCGAGGCCACAGGCGCCTACGGCTACTTGCTCAAGCCCTACAAAGAACGCGAGCTGCACGCCACCATCAAGCTCGCCCTACAAACGCACTGCCAGCAGCGCCAGGCACGCGCGCAAACCCAGCAGGACTACGGCCAGCTGCTGCAGCAGACCGAAGCCCAGCTCAATTACCTCGTCCGCCACGACGGTGCGACCGGCTTGCCCAACCGCTTGGCCCTGCGCGAGCAGTTCGAGCGTGCCGTGACCTACCGCGACCGGCAAACGCCCCTGCCGGTGCTGTTTGTCTCGCCGGATCGTTTCCGCCGCATTGGCGAGAGCCTGGGCCAGCAGGCCAGCGACGCGCTCGCTGCCGCGATCGCCGAGCGCCTGCGGGCGTGCCTGGAGGCCGGCGACCTGCTGGCATCGCCCGAGCCCAACTGCTTGGCCGCTATTGCCAACAGCGGGCAGGGCCCGCAGGATGCCGCCCAGCTGGCCCGCATTCTCATCGAGGCCTTGCATGCCCCCTTTGAGCTGGCGGAGCGCGAAGTGTTTCTCACCGCCAGCGTGGGCATTGCGCTCTACCCGCGCGATGGCACGCAGCTGGATGTGTTGCTCGCGCGCGCCAAAACAGCTGCCGAGCAGGTTCAATCGGGAGGCGGTGATCGCCACGGCTTTTACGATTCGCGTTGGGATGCAACCAGCACCGACCGCCTGACACTGGAGACGGCGCTGCGCTATGCCCTCGAGCGCGAGGAACTGTACTTGTGCTACCAACCCTGCATTGATGCGCGCACCGGCAAGCTGGTCGGCGCCGAAGCCCTACTGCGCTGGCAGCACCCCAGCTGGGGCAACATTCCGCCGGGCCGCTTTATTCCCATTGCCGAGGAAATCGGCGCCATTGGAACAATCGGCGAGTGGGTCCTGCGCACGGCCTGCCGGCAGTTCGCCCACTGGAACGCGCAGCTGCGATCGCCGCTGCAAGTGGCGATCAACCTCTCGGCCCGGCAGTTCGACCGCGCCGATTTGGCCCAAAACCTATCCGCCATTTGCCAGGAAGCGGGGCTCAATCCCCGCAACCTCGAGCTGGAGGTCACCGAGACGCTGCTGGTGCAAGATATTGACCGCGCCCGGCAGCAGCTCGCGCAGTTGAGCCAGCTTGGGATTGCAACTGCGCTCGATGACTTTGGCACGGGCTACGCCTCGCTTAACTACCTCAAGCAGCTGCCGTTCCAGACCCTCAAAATCGATCGCGCCTTCGTGCAAAACCTCAACACTGACCGGCACAACGCCGCCATTGCTGTGGCCATCATGCAAATGGCCGAGCGCCTCAATTTGCGCATCGTGGCCGAGGGCCTCGAGACCGAAGCCGAGCTGCAATTCCTGCAGCAGCATCCCTGCCACGAGCTGCAAGGGTTTTTGCTCTCTCCTCCTCTGCCGAGCAAGTCGTTCGAGCGGCAGTTCGTCCGCCAGGCCTGGCGCTCCCACTTACCTGGCTAG